Within Hydrogenophaga sp. PAMC20947, the genomic segment GTCGGACAAAGTTTGCTCCCGCCTGATTCGGTACTTTGTATCCAAGAGTCGGCGAGGGGCGCGCATGTTGCTCACCAACGTACACGCAAGCAACCCGGAGCGCCACGGGATGGAGCACCTTCTCGAGTGGCATCTGATTTACCGTGATGAGCGTCAGATGCTTGAGATCATGGCGGATGTCCATGCTCCCATCGATCTATACACCGATCCAACGGGAGTCAACCTTTTCGCGGAGACCACGCTCGGTGGCGGGTCTGGCGATGGGGGACACGGCGCATGAATTCGGCTGCGCGCCTTCCATATGAGGCGCAGCTCTCAGAATTCAGGCTGACCTATAGCAAGGCTGGGAGTATCACCTCGGCTGTGTTGGTGCTCGCAGGCGTTGGGCTGGACTACTTCACGTATCCGGATCGGTTGTTTGAGTTCTTCATGTTGAGGCTTGCTGTGGTGGTGCCGACCATCGTTGTCTTTGTTGTCCTGTTTACCCGCTTCGGGTTGGAGAAGGTACGACTGCTCACCATGGTTTGGTTGTTGTTCCCACAGGCCATGATTGCCTGGATGATCTACCAGACGGAGGGGGTTCAATCGATTTACTTCGTCGGCCTGCATTTGGCCATGTATGCCGTAGGCATCATTCTTCCAATTTCCTTGGCGGAAGGCATTGTTTTTGGTCTTGTTACCCTGGGACTGTACGTGTCTGCCTGTGTCTTCCATTCGAGTGGTGTGGGCGATGGTGCTCGGCTCTACGCAAACAGTCTTTTTGTGGCGTTTTCGGCGGTTGCAAGCGCCGTTTGCACTTGGTTCAACGAACAGGCTCGCACGAAACTTTTTTCTCTCCAGCATGAGGCTGTGTTGAACAACGCGAGATTGAAGGAAACCAACGAGACTTTGGCGCAGGTGAAGGGGCAACTGATCCAACGCGAGAAAATGGCCGCGATCGGGACCCTGTCGGCCGGCTTGTTGCATGAGCTCAACAACCCGGTGAATTACAGCCTCATGGCGATCAACATGGGGTTGACACTCCCATCTGCGAAGGCGGATGGGTTGATGCGCGAGAGCCTCAACGACGCGCGTGAAGGCATGGACAGGGTGCAGAGCATCGTCTCGGATCTCAAGACCTTCGCCTATCAAAAACAGGGTGAAGATATTCAACGCCCTTTTTTGTTGGACCGTGCTGTGCGTTCCGCAGCTCGCTTGGCGGGCTTCGACCTCAAAGGTGTGGATGTGGTGGTCGATATGCCGCAAGACACCCATGTGTTGGGAGACGAGCCTGCCATTATTGGCGTGCTGATCAATTTGTTGAGCAACGCCGGACATGCGATGCGCGATGCGAACAATCAGGACCCGTGCATCGGTGTTCACGCAGAGCTTTATGGCGCACGGCTTCGGGTGACAGTACGCGACAACGGCCAGGGCATTGCCCCGGAGCACCTGGGTCGCGTTTTTGACCCCTTTTTCACCACCCGCGATGTGGGTGCGGGGCTGGGATTGGGGCTGAGCGTGAGCTACGGCATTGTCCAGCGCCATGGCAGCACTCTGGCCGTGCACAGCGAGTTGGGCGAGTGGACCGAATTTTCTTTTGATCTGGCAAGACCTTAAATGACCCAACCCCCCGTTCCTGATGTCTTGCCCGGCGCTGGCGCCCATGTGGTGTTGCTGGTGGACGATGAGCCACAGGCGTGTAAATGGTTCGCGCGCCTGTACGGCGATGAGTTTGTGGTGTGGACCGCTGAGAGCGTGGACCAGGCGCTGCAGTTGCTGGCCACCAGCGCTCATGCGATCGCCGTGGTATTGACCGATTTCCGCATGCCGGGGCGCGATGGTGTGGCTTTGTTGCGGGTTTTGCGCAGCGACTTCCCCCATGTGGTTCGCTTGCTGGCGTCGGCCTATGCCGACAAAGAGTTGGCGTTTTCCGCCGTGAATCAAGGGCAGGTCGAGGGCATTCTCGAGAAGCCGCTGGACGACGCGCTGACCCGGCGCACCTTGCGAGAGGCCTTGGCCCAGGGTGCTGAGCGCGCCCGCCATTTTGACCAGCTGCGGCAGCGCGCCGACAGCTTGCGCGAGACGCTGGGGTTCCTGGCCCACGAGGTGGCCACGCCTCTGGCCACGGTGAGTGGGTACTTGTCTGGCATGAGGGATCGCCACCAATTGGCTCCGCAGCTTGAGCCTGGCATCGCCCGCCTGAGCGAGCGGCGACCCGGTGAGGTGATGCACATGATTGACGCAGCTCAACGCCGCACCGAATACGCGCAGTCGTTGGTGTCAACCTTTGTTCAAAGTGCGCGCGATGCTTGCATGGGCGGCACAGGGGTGAGTCTGCGTGCGCGGGATCTGGTGCAGGCCGTGCAGGCCGAGTACCCGTTCGAGCCTGAAGAGGGGGCCTGGTTTGACGGCGATGTGGAGGCCGACTTCGAGTTGCCCGGCCGCCGCGATTTGCTGTATCTCGTGTTGTGCACGCTGGTCAAGAATGCTTTGATGGCCATGCGGACCGCCAAGCCCGAGCGGCCGCGGTTGCAGGTCAGGCTCACGCGATCTGCCCCGGCACCAGGCATGGCGGCGACTCCGGCCATTGTGGTGATCGACAATGGACCGGGCATTCCAGAGGCGGTGTTGAGCCGCTTGACCCGGGAACCGGTGACCACGCGCGCCGAGACCGGTGGGAGCGGTATGGGCTTGCTGTTTTGCCAGCGGGTGATGACGTCTCTGGGCGGCTCTGTCAGCGTGGCTTCGGAACTGAGCGCGGGCGCGTCGGTGACGCTGCATTTTCTTTCGATGAATCCGAATCAGGAGCCGGCATGAAGCCCACCAAAATTCTGTATGTGGACGATGAGGCCATGGCCTTGAAGTATTTCGATCGTCTGGTGAGCCCGATGGCCCCGGTGATCACGGCGGGTTCGGTAGAGGCCGGTCGCGCCGCACTCGCCGAGCACGGCGATGAGATTGCGGTGCTGGTGTGCGACCAGCGCATGCCGGGCGAGATGGGCAATGCCTTGTTGCGCCATGCGCGCCAATACTACCCGGGCATTGTCCGCATGCTCACCACCGCTTATTCTGAGTTGGGCGATGCGATTGAGGCCATCAACACCGGCGAGATCTACCGCTACATCAACAAGCCCTGGGAAATGGAGAGCCTTCGGGCCGACCTGAAAAATGCGCTGGAGCTGGCCGAGTTGCGCAGCGAGCGCGACGATCTGATGCGCGACAAACTGCTGGCCCAGCAAGGGCAGCTCCTGGCCAACCGCATGGCTTCGCTGTTGATGTTGACGGCCGCCGTGCAACACGAGGCCCACGACGCGGCTTTGTTTCAATTTGCCGAGGGCGCACTGGCGTGCCGAAGTGCCCATCCCAAAGTGGACTGGAACCGCTGGGAGCATGCAGACTTGCTTCAGGCCGAGGCACAGCGGGGCGTGGCCGTCGCTTCACATTTGCGGCATTGGCTGCAGTTGTGGGAGGCTGCGCCGTCCGACGGACCACAGGCCTTGCGGGTGTTGGCCGAGTTGCTGGACGGAGACCCTCTGGGGGACGACACGGTCTTGGTGGCCGATGCGCAAGCCTTCACCGCCTTGTTGACGGCCCCCGCGGGTCAGGTGGTGACCGCGCCTCAGTGTGTCTGGCTGGCCTGGTTGCTGTGGCAGCGCGGCCTGGCCCGTCTGGAGGCGGTTGACGGCACGTTCAGGGTCAGCCTGGCCACGGCCAGTGTTTTGCCTGGTGACTGGCTGGCGGACGCGATGGAGCGGCTCACCCAGCCTTTGGATTGATACCGATGACCGGTTCGCCTTCAAGGCGATCGCTGCGTTGTTCGGCTTTGCGGTGATGTGGCACTGTCTGCGGCCTCTCACCCTGTTCTCACCTTGAATGCAAATCGGTCTGTGCCCTCGCTCACCGGCGGTGAGCAGAGGGAATGGCCTTCGAAGGCTTCAGGTCAGCGAGAAAGTTTGGCCCACGGCGGGGTCGCTGCGGCCTGAGAGCATGCGGGTGTAGGCCTTTTCCAGCGCGGCCTGGCCGCTTTGGTGTTCAACCGTCATCCAGGGTTGAGCCGGATCGGTTGCTTTTGCTGTGAACGCCTGCCAGGCCGTCACCATGCGTTGGCCCAGCTCGGCGGCGCCCCAGTCCTTGTTGCGTTTTTTCACCTGTGCTGGGGCGAAGAACATGGTGGGCGTGGGGCCGGGCAGGCCCTTGGCGCCGCGCAGGCTTTCCACGTGGGTGGCGCCGATGGCACAGCTATATTTCAGCTGGGCAAAATGCTCGTGGATCTGGGTGCGCAGCTGGCCGTTGCCGGCAAAGTCGAGGTAGACGCAGGGCGTGTCTGCGGCCAACTGGTCCAGCTCGCCATAGCCCAGCACCTGGCTGTAGCAGCCTAGGCTTTTGCAGAAATCCTTGTTGCCGTCTGAGGTCAGGCCGACGATCTGGATGCCTTTGCGCTGGGCCAGCTGGAAGGCTGTGCCGTAGGCGGTCTTGCTGGATGCGCTGGAGAGCAGCAGGGTGCTGGCGCCAAAAAAGGCGTTGTCGTCCAGGAAATCGTCGATCAACCAGGAGGTCACGAACAGGGGGCGCAGCAGGGCTTGTGTGCTTTCGGTGCCGGACGTGTGAAAAGCGTCGGTGGTGGTGCGAACATACTGGTTGTAAACCGCGTGCAGTTCGGCACGGTGGGGCGCGGCGTCTGAAAAACCCAGGGGTGTCACGCGATCGGGTTGCAGCACTGCCCGGTTTGACGTGGGCCAGTATCCATAGAGCCGCTCGCCCACGGGCACTTCGCCATGCAACGATTCAATCACGGTGGCAAAGCCCCAAACGGGGATGATGCCCCACTCGGCGTCGCCCGACGGGTAGAAGTCCCAGTAGCGCATGGCGTCGCCCATGGCGGCGTAGGTGATGTTGTTGGCGGTGAGCGCAAACAGCTCCACTTCCACTCGGATCTGGCCTTGTGCCAGAGGGACATCGGCGACGGCTTGCCAGCGGGTTTGTGCGATCTGGTTTTTGCGCACCTGCAGGGTGGTCGTGGTCATGGGTCTCCTGATCTTTGTGGGTATTGAGTTCACCACGTTAATGCAAACAGCCCACCGGCTCAATGCGGGTGGGCTGCATGGGAGACAGGGCGCGCGCACTGCGGCGGCGATCAGGCCAGTGTGATCGTCACATCAACGTTGCCGCGGGTGGCGTTGGAGTACGGGCAGACCTGGTGGGCTGCGTCGACCAGGGCCTGGGCCTGGGTGCGGTCCATGCCGGGAAGGCTGACCGCCAGGCGCGCGGCAATGCCGTAGCCACCGGTGATGGGGCCCAGATCCACTTCAGCGTCCACGGCCACATCGGCTGGCACGGTGACTTTCATCTGGCCGGCCACGGCCTTTATGGCGCCAATGAAGCAGGCCGAGTAGCCCGCTGCGAACAGCTGCTCGGGGTTGGTGCCCGTGCCTGGACCGCCGGGCGCGGAGTGGGTGACTTCCAGGCGGCCGTCGTCGGAGCGCGAGGCACCATCACGGCCACCGGTGGTGTGGGTGCGGGCGGTGTAGAGGACTTTGTCGAGGGTTGCCATGGTGTGGCCTTTCTATGGAGGGCTTCAGTTGAAGCGATGGGTAACGGATAAGGAGGAAGAAATTCTCGAGCGGCCGCGGTGAAGGCACTACCCCACCAGCTTGTCCCGCAAGGCTTTCACCTGGCGGGTGAGCGAGGCCACTTCGGCCAGATCGCATTGCGTGGCCTGCAGGATGCAACCCGGGATGCGGCCGGCCCGGAGTTTGAGCGCCCGACCTTCTGCCGTGAGCACCACGCGCACGCGGCGCTCGTCATCGGCATCGCGCAAGCGGCTAAGCCAGCCGGCGGCTTCCAGGCGCTTGAGCAAGGGCGTCAGGGTGCCCGAATCCAGGTTGAGGCGCTGCCCCAGCTCGGACACGCTCACACCGTCTTGCTCCCACAGCACCAGCAACGCGAGGTATTGCGGGTAGGTCAGACCCAGCTCATCGAGCAGGGGCTTGTAGAGCTTGGTCATGGCCAGCGAAGCCGAATACAGCGCAAAGCAGAGCTGGTTATCGAGCCGCAGGGCCTGATCGGAGAGGGGGAGCTTGGACGGCATGGGGGAACTGTAGATCACAATTAAATTGTGTGCAATTTAATTGTGAAAAACCTTTTTGAGTGAAAGGACGTCCATGGCTCGGGCCCTTGAAGGTCTGCTGGCGTGGTAGCTGCGAAAGAGCCAGGTGCGCGACCTGCCTGCGAGCAGGGCCGGGCGTGTGCGATCGAATGCGCACAGCCCCGGGTTTTTCGGTTCAGGCCACCAGCGGCGCGTTTTGCATTTCTTCGATCTGCTCGACCAGCATGTCGACTTGCCCCTGCCAGTAGTCGCGGCTGCCAAACCAGGGGAAGTTGATCGGGAAGGTGGGATCTTCCCAGCGCCGGGCCAGCCAGGCGCTGTAGTGAATCAGGCGCAGCGTGCGCAGGGGCTCGATCAGGGCCAGTTCGCGTCGGTCAAAAGGGCGAAGTTCCTCGTAGCCATCGATCAGGGCCCCGAGTTGCTGGGTTTGCTGGCGCCTGTCGCCGCTGAGCAGCATCCAGAAATCCTGCACGGCCGGGCCCATGCGGGCGTCGTCAAGGTCGACAAAGTGTGGGCCTGCACCGGGGTTGCCTTCGGGGGTCCAGAGGATGTTGCCCGGGTGGCAGTCGCCGTGCAGGCGTATGCGCTGGATCTGGTCTGGATCCGCTGGGGGTTGTGGGCGCAGGCAGGGATGGGCTTCTATGAGGGCCAACGCTTCTTCCAGTGATGCGCGCCAGGCCGATTGCACTTCGGGTGCCACCATGTGGTGTTGCAGCAGCCAGTCCCGGGGCTCTTGTGCAAAATTGGCCAGATCGAGCGCTGGCCGGACGACGAAGGGCTGTTGTGCGCCCACGTTGTGGATGCGGGCAAGAAAGCGTCCAATCCATTCTTGCACCTCCATCTGATCCAGCTCGGGGCGCCGGCCGCCACGCCGGGGGCTGACAGCAAATGAAAACCCGTTGAAGTGGTGCAGCGTCTTGCCACCGAGGCGCAGGGGCGGCACGGCCGGGATCTCGGCCGCGGCCAGGGCCTCAGCGAATGCGTGTTCTTCTCCGATCTGGGCATCACTCCAGCGTTCTGGGCGGTAAAACTTCGCCACCACCTGGGCATGGCCCTCATGGGGGGACTCCAGGTGTATCTGGTAGACCCGGTTCTCGAAACTGTTGAGCGCGGTCATGCGGCCGTCGCCCCACAGGCCCACGCTGGCCAGTGCGTCTTGCACCACGTCGGGGGTGAGTGCGGTGTAGGGATGCACGTGCGAGAGGCTGGTTTGATTCATGCACCCATTGTCGCCGCCCGCCCATGCCAAAATCGACCAATGGCCACTCAGCGACGACAACGACACCACCTCATGCGCAGGGGGTTGTGGTATTCCCTTGGTTTGTGCGTTGTGATCCTGCTGATCGGCGGTGCGGGATTTTGGGCGCTGGAGCCAGAAA encodes:
- a CDS encoding hybrid sensor histidine kinase/response regulator encodes the protein MTQPPVPDVLPGAGAHVVLLVDDEPQACKWFARLYGDEFVVWTAESVDQALQLLATSAHAIAVVLTDFRMPGRDGVALLRVLRSDFPHVVRLLASAYADKELAFSAVNQGQVEGILEKPLDDALTRRTLREALAQGAERARHFDQLRQRADSLRETLGFLAHEVATPLATVSGYLSGMRDRHQLAPQLEPGIARLSERRPGEVMHMIDAAQRRTEYAQSLVSTFVQSARDACMGGTGVSLRARDLVQAVQAEYPFEPEEGAWFDGDVEADFELPGRRDLLYLVLCTLVKNALMAMRTAKPERPRLQVRLTRSAPAPGMAATPAIVVIDNGPGIPEAVLSRLTREPVTTRAETGGSGMGLLFCQRVMTSLGGSVSVASELSAGASVTLHFLSMNPNQEPA
- a CDS encoding response regulator, giving the protein MKPTKILYVDDEAMALKYFDRLVSPMAPVITAGSVEAGRAALAEHGDEIAVLVCDQRMPGEMGNALLRHARQYYPGIVRMLTTAYSELGDAIEAINTGEIYRYINKPWEMESLRADLKNALELAELRSERDDLMRDKLLAQQGQLLANRMASLLMLTAAVQHEAHDAALFQFAEGALACRSAHPKVDWNRWEHADLLQAEAQRGVAVASHLRHWLQLWEAAPSDGPQALRVLAELLDGDPLGDDTVLVADAQAFTALLTAPAGQVVTAPQCVWLAWLLWQRGLARLEAVDGTFRVSLATASVLPGDWLADAMERLTQPLD
- a CDS encoding ATP-binding protein — translated: MNSAARLPYEAQLSEFRLTYSKAGSITSAVLVLAGVGLDYFTYPDRLFEFFMLRLAVVVPTIVVFVVLFTRFGLEKVRLLTMVWLLFPQAMIAWMIYQTEGVQSIYFVGLHLAMYAVGIILPISLAEGIVFGLVTLGLYVSACVFHSSGVGDGARLYANSLFVAFSAVASAVCTWFNEQARTKLFSLQHEAVLNNARLKETNETLAQVKGQLIQREKMAAIGTLSAGLLHELNNPVNYSLMAINMGLTLPSAKADGLMRESLNDAREGMDRVQSIVSDLKTFAYQKQGEDIQRPFLLDRAVRSAARLAGFDLKGVDVVVDMPQDTHVLGDEPAIIGVLINLLSNAGHAMRDANNQDPCIGVHAELYGARLRVTVRDNGQGIAPEHLGRVFDPFFTTRDVGAGLGLGLSVSYGIVQRHGSTLAVHSELGEWTEFSFDLARP
- a CDS encoding DUF2855 family protein: MTTTTLQVRKNQIAQTRWQAVADVPLAQGQIRVEVELFALTANNITYAAMGDAMRYWDFYPSGDAEWGIIPVWGFATVIESLHGEVPVGERLYGYWPTSNRAVLQPDRVTPLGFSDAAPHRAELHAVYNQYVRTTTDAFHTSGTESTQALLRPLFVTSWLIDDFLDDNAFFGASTLLLSSASSKTAYGTAFQLAQRKGIQIVGLTSDGNKDFCKSLGCYSQVLGYGELDQLAADTPCVYLDFAGNGQLRTQIHEHFAQLKYSCAIGATHVESLRGAKGLPGPTPTMFFAPAQVKKRNKDWGAAELGQRMVTAWQAFTAKATDPAQPWMTVEHQSGQAALEKAYTRMLSGRSDPAVGQTFSLT
- a CDS encoding MarR family transcriptional regulator, encoding MPSKLPLSDQALRLDNQLCFALYSASLAMTKLYKPLLDELGLTYPQYLALLVLWEQDGVSVSELGQRLNLDSGTLTPLLKRLEAAGWLSRLRDADDERRVRVVLTAEGRALKLRAGRIPGCILQATQCDLAEVASLTRQVKALRDKLVG
- a CDS encoding organic hydroperoxide resistance protein — translated: MATLDKVLYTARTHTTGGRDGASRSDDGRLEVTHSAPGGPGTGTNPEQLFAAGYSACFIGAIKAVAGQMKVTVPADVAVDAEVDLGPITGGYGIAARLAVSLPGMDRTQAQALVDAAHQVCPYSNATRGNVDVTITLA
- a CDS encoding serine/threonine protein kinase produces the protein MNQTSLSHVHPYTALTPDVVQDALASVGLWGDGRMTALNSFENRVYQIHLESPHEGHAQVVAKFYRPERWSDAQIGEEHAFAEALAAAEIPAVPPLRLGGKTLHHFNGFSFAVSPRRGGRRPELDQMEVQEWIGRFLARIHNVGAQQPFVVRPALDLANFAQEPRDWLLQHHMVAPEVQSAWRASLEEALALIEAHPCLRPQPPADPDQIQRIRLHGDCHPGNILWTPEGNPGAGPHFVDLDDARMGPAVQDFWMLLSGDRRQQTQQLGALIDGYEELRPFDRRELALIEPLRTLRLIHYSAWLARRWEDPTFPINFPWFGSRDYWQGQVDMLVEQIEEMQNAPLVA